The following proteins come from a genomic window of Pleuronectes platessa chromosome 2, fPlePla1.1, whole genome shotgun sequence:
- the gpx1b gene encoding glutathione peroxidase 1b: MAAKFHEIKAELLTGEVLHFSSLQGKVILIENVASLUGTTTRDYTQMNELHQRYAGKGLVILGVPCNQFGHQENCNNDEILQSLKYVRPGNGFEPKFQLLQKVDVNGKDAHPLFVFLKEKLPFPTDEPTALLNDPRLILWSPVCRNDVAWNFEKFLIGPDGVPFKRYSRRFLTSDIEGDIKKLLSQAH; this comes from the exons ATGGCTGCGAAGTTTCACGAGATCAAGGCCGAGCTGCTGACCGGGGAAGTCTTGCATTTCTCCTCCCTGCAGGGCAAAGTTATCCTCATTGAGAATGTGGCGTCTCTCTGAGGAACGACCACCAGGGATTACACCCAGATGAACGAGCTCCACCAGCGCTACGCCGGCAAGGGGCTCGTTATCCTGGGAGTGCCCTGCAACCAGTTCGGCCACCAG GAGAACTGCAACAATGATGAAATCCTGCAGTCTCTGAAGTATGTCCGCCCTGGAAACGGTTTCGAGCCCAAGTTTCAGCTCCTGCAGAAGGTGGATGTGAACGGGAAGGACGCTCATCCTCTGTTCGTGTTCCTGAAGGAGAAGCTCCCCTTCCCCACCGACGAGCCCACCGCCCTGTTAAACGACCCCAGACTCATCCTCTGGAGCCCGGTCTGCAGAAACGACGTGGCCTGGAACTTCGAGAAGTTCCTGATCGGGCCCGATGGGGTGCCGTTCAAGCGCTACAGCCGGAGGTTCCTCACCAGCGACATCGAGGGGGACATCAAGAAGCTCCTCAGCCAGGCACACTAA